The genomic segment GTCGCCTACCACCTGATCCACGGCGCGCCCCCGCGCGCCTTGGACGACCTGGTGGCGAGTGGCCTCCTGGACGCGGGCGGCCTCGAAGACCCCTGGTCACGCCCCTACCACTACGCCCCCGGCCCCAGCGGCTACCTGATCAGCGCGGTGGACGACTCGGGCCGGCCGCGCCGGACCGCCTCCATCGAGAGAGTGCTGTCCGTCGAGAGGCCCTAGAGCCCGACCCCTTCCCATGGAGATCGTCCGCCTGGGCACTCTGTCGCCGCGCGGCTGGCCGGCGCCGGCGGTGACGGTGGGGAATTTCGACGGTGTCCACCGGGGACATCAGGTCCTGGTGGCGGGGGCGGTGCGGGCGGCCCGGGCATCGGGGGGCACGGGCGTGGTCCTGACCTTCGACCCCCACCCCGGGCGGGTCCTGAGCCCCGAGCGGGCGCCCTCCGCTCTCATGACCCTGGAGCAGAAGGCGGAGGTCCTAGCCGGCCTCGGCGTGGACTATCTAGCGGCCCTGCCCTTCACGCTTGAGCTCTCCCGCGAAAGCCCCGAGCAGTTCGCGCATCACGTGCTTCAGCAGGCCCTGGGCTCGTGCCTGGTGGTGGTGGGCAACAACTTCCGCTTTGGGCATGGACGGGCCGGCGACCTCGCAGAGCTCAAGCGCCTGGGTGCCGCCCTGGGGTTCCGGGTGGAGGGTCTGGAGCCGGTGTGGCACGAGGGAGCCCCCATCAGCACTACCCGCATCCGGGAAGCCCTGGCCCGGGGAGCGGTGGAGGCCGCACGGGACCTGTTGGGGCGCCGGTTTGCTGTGGACGGGACGGTGGTGGAAGGAAAGGGCCGGGGGAGGACGCTCGGCATTCCAACCGCTAACCTGCAGCCCCAGAACGAGACCCTCCCGCGCGTGGGGGTCTACGCCTGCTGGTGCCGGCTGGGCGGGGCCGGGGGCGATACCCGGCCCGCGGTCGTGAATCTGGGACGGCGGCCCACCTTCGGAGGCGGGGAGACCACCCTCGAGGCCCACATCCTGGACTTCGAGGGCGACCTCTATGGCGCCCGCCTGCGCGTGGAGTTCGCGGTTCGGCTGCGGGAGGAGCGACAATTCGCGGGGGCGGAGCCCCTCCTCGAGCAGGTGCGGTTGGACATCGGGGAGGCGCGGCGCGTCCTCGGCGCCGCCCATGGAGAAGCCCCGAAGAACACGGTATAGTCGCGCTTGAAACCGGAGGGCCGCGCGAGGTCATGAGCGAACTGGAGGTCCAGACCCGCGAGCTCGATGATATCGTCCTGCTCTACCCCCAGGGCTTCATCAACGCCCACACCGTGCGCCTCTTCGAGAGCGCGATTCAGAAAGCCCTCAAGGACAACCGGTTCAAGATCGTGGTCAACTGCTCGGGGCTCGTCTACATTGCCAGCGCCGGGCTGGGCGCGATCATGGGCGCGATCGAGGAAGTCCGGGGCAACGGCGGTGACATCCGCCTTTCGGAATTGAACGAAACCGTCCTCAACATCTTCGAAATCCTCGGCTTCAACCACCTGTACCGGGTGTTCCCCTCCGAGATAGAGGCGATCCTGAGCTTCCGCCAGGGCGAGGCTCCAGGGGCTTGAGGTCTTGAGGACAGGGGCCAAAGGGGGGGCGCGATCCCGGCGGGGAGCCACCCCGCTTGCTCGGGCGGGTCCGCTCCGGCCCACGGTCGTGCTCTGCATCCCCAGCCAGACCTCGTTCCTGGGTCTGGTCCGGGACGTCAGCAAGAGGATCGCGGAGGCGGCCGGGTTCCAGAATGGCCTGGCGGAGCAGCTGGCCTTGGCCGTGGACGAAGCCACCACCAACGTCCTGGAGCACGCCTACCACGGCGCCACGGACCGCATGGTGGAGGTCCGCCTGGAAGACCGCGGCTCCGAGTTCCGGGCGGAGGTCGTGGACTCGGGCTCCATGGTGGACCTGCGGTCTATCCCCGAGGTTGATCTCGATCGTTACCGGACGGAACGCCGAACGGGTGGCCTGGGCATTCACCTCATGGGCAAGATCATGGACTCCGTCACCTTCCGGCGCTCGGCCCGCAGGAACGTCTGCAGCCTCGTCAAGCGAAAGCCGGGCCCTTCGGGCGGCCCGGCCTGAGCGCGTCTTCCATGCCGACTCCGGTCGTCTTCCAGTATCAGCGGGCCCTCGATGAGTTCCGGCGCGAGGGTCGCGAACCGCCCCTCCTGAAGCGGATGTCGGAGCTGATCTCGCTACTCGACCTGAGCACGACCCTGAACTCCAGCCTCTCCGCGGAGGAGATCCTGGACGGTGCGCTCCTGATCGTGATGGGGGAGCTGCAGGTGGGGCGGGGAGGCATCTTCGTGCGCGGGGAAGACGACCTCTTCCGGGTCAAGGCCTCCCGGGGCCTGCCCCCGGGCGCGCCCGCGGCGGTGGCGCTGGGAGCCATCCCCCGGGAGGAGGTCCTCCGGCGCGGCTCCGACCCCGGGGGAGGCCCCGCCTTCACGGCCTTCGGCCTGGAGCTGCTGTGCCCGATCTTCAAGGGAGACCGCACCATCGCTGTCCTCGGTCTGGGTCCGCGGGCCGAAGGCCGACCGTTCGGACCCGAGGAAGTGGGCTTCCTAAGGAGCCTGGCCGCCTGCACAGCCGCCCCCATCGAGAACGGCCTCATCTACGACGAGTTGCGGCGGGTGAATCAGAAGCTCTCCGTGAAGGTCTTCCAGCTCCACAACCTCTTCGACATCAGCCGAGAGTTGACGGGAACCTTTGATGAAGAAACGATCAAGAACCTGATTGCCACCACGGCGATGGGCCACTTCATGGTCTCCCGCTGTGCTCTGTATCTCGGTGGTCCGGCCAGCCTGGCCTTGGCCCACGAGCGGGGGCTCCACCGGGCCGAAGAGGAGGCCCGCGTGCCCGAAGAGGCCGCCCGGCCCGTGCTGGAAGTCTTGCGCGCGGCCATGCCCGTGGCGGAGCTGCCCGGGGGCCCCCTGCGCGACCGGCTCCTGAGGACCCGGATGTCCCTGGCCGTGCCCCTCGCCGTCGGGGGTCGGGTCGAAGGCCTCCTGGCCCTGGGCGAGCGGGCCTCCGGAGCCCCTTTCTCGGAGGAGGACCGCGACTTCGCGCAGACCCTGGCCCGGCAGGCGTTGGCTGCCCTGGAGACCGTGCGGCTGCACCAGGTGCAGGTCGAGAAACAGCGGCAGGACCGGGAGCTGCAGATTGCCCGGGAGATCCAGCAGAGCCTCTTCCCCCGCCACTGGCCACGGGTGGAGGGTTTCGAGCTGGCGGCGGAGAGCCACGCCTGCTACCAGGTGGGCGGCGACTACTACGACTTCATCTCCCTCTCCGGGGGACGCTTGGCGCTGGCCATCGCCGATGTGGCCGGGAAGGGCACCCCCGCCAGCATCCTGATGGCCTCCGTCCACGCCTCCCTGCAGGCCCTGGCCGGCACCGCCGAGCCCGCAGTGTTGATGGCACGCCTGAACCGCTTCCTCTTCGAAAGCACTCAGGACAACAAGTACGTCACCCTCTTCTATGCGGAGCTCGACCCCTTGACGCGTCACCTCATCTACGTGAACGGTGGCCACGTGCCCCCCTATTGGGTCACGGGCGATCGGACGGATCGGCTGGGGGTGGGGGGGCCCGTTCTGGGCCTCTTGGAGCACGCCACCTATGAGGTGGGGCACGTTCGCCTCGCCCCCGGGGACCTCGTGGCCATGGTCACGGATGGGGCCACCGAGGCCCTCTCGCCGCAGGAGGAGGAGTTCGGCGACGAGCGGATCAGTCGCATGCTCCACGAGTCTGCCCCGACCACCGCCGCCCGCGCCCTCCGGGATCTGGTCGCGGCCGTGAACGACTGGACGGGACCCGCCGGCTGTACGGACGACCTGACCGCCCTCGTCCTGAAGGCCCTATGAGGCTGGACCTACACCTCTACAACACGCTGAGCGGGCAAGTGGAGCCCTTCCGGCCCTTGAACCCTCCGCAGGTCGGCATGTACGTCTGCGGCCTGACCGTCTACAACCGGGGACACATCGGCAACTTCCGCACCTACGTGGCCACCGACCTTCTTCGTCGCACCCTGAAATACGCGGGCTACCAGGTGAAGGAGGTCATGAACATCACCGACGTGGACGACCGCATCATCGCCCAGGCCCAGGAAGCGGGTAAGGATTTGCGGTCGTTTACGGCGGAATTCATCCAAGCCTTCGAAGAGGACATGGCCACCCTGAGGCTGGAGCAGCCGGAACACATCCCCCGCGCCACCGAGCACATTCCGGAGATGATCGACCTCATAAAGCGGCTGCAGGCGCGGGGGCACACTTACGACGCGGACGGGAGCGTGTACTTCCGGATCGCAAGCTTCCCGGAATACGGCCGGCTCTCGCGGCTGGACGTGTCCGGGATAAAGGCGGGGGCGCGCGTCGACACCGACAAGTACGAGAAGGAAGATGCCCGGGACTTCGTGCTCTGGAAGGCCAAGGTGGATGAGCCGGAGTGGGCTCACTGGGAGGCGCCCCTCGGCCGGGGTCGGCCGGGCTGGCACATCGAGTGCTCGGCCATGAGCATGAAGTATCTCGGCCAGACATTCGATCTCCACTGCGGCGGCGAGGATCTCATCTTTCCCCATCACGAGAACGAGATCGCCCAGAGTACCTGCGGCACGGGGAAGCCATTCGTTCGTCACTGGCAGCACGTCCGGCACCTGCTGGTGGAAAACGAGAAGATGTCGAAGAGCAAGGGGAATTTCTTCACCATCCCCGATCTCCTCGCCCGGGGCCACTCCCCGGAGGCGATCCGGTATCTGCTCGCGAGCGCGCACTACCGAAAGCCGCTGAACTTCACGTTCGACGGCCTCATAGGGGCGGCCGCGGCCTTGGATCGGATCTGGCGGGCGGGGGAGCTCCTGGAGAAAACCGTCCGCGTCGGAGACTCGAAGGCGCCCCCTCACGAGCAGACCGCGCGCACCGCGGAGGACGCGAAGCGAGCATTCGACGAGGCTCTGGCCGACGA from the Vicinamibacteria bacterium genome contains:
- a CDS encoding STAS domain-containing protein, which gives rise to MSELEVQTRELDDIVLLYPQGFINAHTVRLFESAIQKALKDNRFKIVVNCSGLVYIASAGLGAIMGAIEEVRGNGGDIRLSELNETVLNIFEILGFNHLYRVFPSEIEAILSFRQGEAPGA
- a CDS encoding SpoIIE family protein phosphatase, producing MPTPVVFQYQRALDEFRREGREPPLLKRMSELISLLDLSTTLNSSLSAEEILDGALLIVMGELQVGRGGIFVRGEDDLFRVKASRGLPPGAPAAVALGAIPREEVLRRGSDPGGGPAFTAFGLELLCPIFKGDRTIAVLGLGPRAEGRPFGPEEVGFLRSLAACTAAPIENGLIYDELRRVNQKLSVKVFQLHNLFDISRELTGTFDEETIKNLIATTAMGHFMVSRCALYLGGPASLALAHERGLHRAEEEARVPEEAARPVLEVLRAAMPVAELPGGPLRDRLLRTRMSLAVPLAVGGRVEGLLALGERASGAPFSEEDRDFAQTLARQALAALETVRLHQVQVEKQRQDRELQIAREIQQSLFPRHWPRVEGFELAAESHACYQVGGDYYDFISLSGGRLALAIADVAGKGTPASILMASVHASLQALAGTAEPAVLMARLNRFLFESTQDNKYVTLFYAELDPLTRHLIYVNGGHVPPYWVTGDRTDRLGVGGPVLGLLEHATYEVGHVRLAPGDLVAMVTDGATEALSPQEEEFGDERISRMLHESAPTTAARALRDLVAAVNDWTGPAGCTDDLTALVLKAL
- the cysS gene encoding cysteine--tRNA ligase; this encodes MRLDLHLYNTLSGQVEPFRPLNPPQVGMYVCGLTVYNRGHIGNFRTYVATDLLRRTLKYAGYQVKEVMNITDVDDRIIAQAQEAGKDLRSFTAEFIQAFEEDMATLRLEQPEHIPRATEHIPEMIDLIKRLQARGHTYDADGSVYFRIASFPEYGRLSRLDVSGIKAGARVDTDKYEKEDARDFVLWKAKVDEPEWAHWEAPLGRGRPGWHIECSAMSMKYLGQTFDLHCGGEDLIFPHHENEIAQSTCGTGKPFVRHWQHVRHLLVENEKMSKSKGNFFTIPDLLARGHSPEAIRYLLASAHYRKPLNFTFDGLIGAAAALDRIWRAGELLEKTVRVGDSKAPPHEQTARTAEDAKRAFDEALADDLNTPEALAAVHGLVNEAFHEVALGTLTTKGAQLLLARLREMDAVFGVFLPVAQEERLSPEEQALFDERQEARRRRDFARADAARASLEALGILLEDTPKGTVWRRRR
- a CDS encoding ATP-binding protein gives rise to the protein MRTGAKGGARSRRGATPLARAGPLRPTVVLCIPSQTSFLGLVRDVSKRIAEAAGFQNGLAEQLALAVDEATTNVLEHAYHGATDRMVEVRLEDRGSEFRAEVVDSGSMVDLRSIPEVDLDRYRTERRTGGLGIHLMGKIMDSVTFRRSARRNVCSLVKRKPGPSGGPA
- a CDS encoding bifunctional riboflavin kinase/FAD synthetase, with the protein product MEIVRLGTLSPRGWPAPAVTVGNFDGVHRGHQVLVAGAVRAARASGGTGVVLTFDPHPGRVLSPERAPSALMTLEQKAEVLAGLGVDYLAALPFTLELSRESPEQFAHHVLQQALGSCLVVVGNNFRFGHGRAGDLAELKRLGAALGFRVEGLEPVWHEGAPISTTRIREALARGAVEAARDLLGRRFAVDGTVVEGKGRGRTLGIPTANLQPQNETLPRVGVYACWCRLGGAGGDTRPAVVNLGRRPTFGGGETTLEAHILDFEGDLYGARLRVEFAVRLREERQFAGAEPLLEQVRLDIGEARRVLGAAHGEAPKNTV